A genome region from Salvia splendens isolate huo1 chromosome 19, SspV2, whole genome shotgun sequence includes the following:
- the LOC121779966 gene encoding nuclear intron maturase 2, mitochondrial-like, with protein sequence MHRTVVLWSRRGIRNRATVFSRSSTFINSQLNNDVRSRNDNDVFSFRTFTYNAYSFTRLPPNPNDPATLMKEDGVAVCSQMWTENFREPDKTVTNLTNYLRRFELWVLAYQKVCADATGAYMPRSSITRSALEDLLALRNAVLDCRFKWGARLEFFIRSPNDKTDYESLSKRKIKAILTTTQPSPFQDKIVQEVLLMVLEPVYEARFSQKSYAFRPGRNAHTVLRVIRRSFAGYLWYIKGDLSSVLDGMKVGMVINALMRDVRDKKVIDLIKAALTTPVITGRPDDGEKKKKKKRKYQKKRVLAEDEPKPDPYWLETFFGFAPEEAEIHPSWGHCGILSPLLANVCLDELDRWMEDKVKEFYKPSTSDVIWNSPDGEAEQGNTSWPEFVPTSGPDKTRKIDYIRYGGHILIGVRGPRADAATLRKQLIEFCDEKYMLKLDNECLPIEHITKGIMFLDHVLCRRVVYPTLRYTATGGKIISEKGVGTLLSVTASLKQCIKQFRKLSFLKGDRDPDPQPCFRMFHATQAHTNAQMNKFLSTMVEWYRYADNRKKIVNFCSYILRGSLAKLYAAKYKLRSRAKVYKIGARNLSRPLKEKKGQSPEFHNLLRMGLVESIDGLQYTRMSLVPETDYSPLPLGWRPDHEKALLEYIKLEDSRTLEEQRDCLKECGLVSPQDYISMLVWNYKRNAISVNHAPHILSSENELSKESGLLSSNDESFEDDKEGCIME encoded by the coding sequence ATGCATCGGACTGTGGTATTATGGAGCCGTAGAGGAATCAGAAACAGAGCTACGGTTTTCTCGCGCAGTTCAACATTTATCAACTCTCAATTGAATAATGATGTACGTTCCAGAAATGATAATGATGTTTTTTCATTTAGAACTTTTACATACAATGCTTATTCTTTCACGAGGCTGCCGCCTAATCCAAATGACCCGGCCACCTTGATGAAGGAGGATGGTGTGGCGGTTTGTTCCCAAATGTGGACTGAGAATTTCAGGGAGCCTGATAAGACTGTTACTAATTTGACAAATTATTTGAGAAGGTTTGAGTTGTGGGTGTTGGCTTACCAGAAGGTGTGTGCGGATGCGACTGGGGCATACATGCCCCGTAGCTCCATCACGCGTTCTGCACTGGAGGATTTGTTGGCGCTGCGCAATGCAGTCCTTGATTGCAGGTTTAAGTGGGGGGCTAGGCTGGAATTTTTTATTAGGTCTCCCAATGACAAGACTGATTATGAGTCTTTGTCGAAAAGGAAGATTAAGGCAATCTTGACTACCACGCAGCCTTCACCTTTCCAGGATAAGATTGTCCAGGAGGTGCTTTTGATGGTTTTGGAGCCGGTGTATGAGGCAAGGTTTTCGCAGAAGTCATATGCGTTTAGGCCCGGAAGGAATGCCCACACAGTTCTGAGGGTGATCAGAAGAAGTTTTGCAGGTTATTTGTGGTATATAAAGGGGGATTTGAGTTCAGTGCTGGATGGTATGAAGGTTGGAATGGTGATCAATGCTCTGATGAGGGATGTTAGGGATAAGAAAGTGATTGATTTGATAAAGGCTGCATTGACCACACCAGTTATTACAGGTAGACCTGATGAtggagaaaagaaaaagaaaaagaagaggaagTATCAGAAGAAGAGAGTTTTGGCAGAGGATGAGCCGAAACCTGATCCATATTGGTTGGAGACATTTTTCGGGTTTGCACCAGAGGAGGCTGAGATACATCCTTCTTGGGGTCATTGTGGAATCCTTAGTCCTCTTTTGGCTAACGTATGTCTCGATGAATTGGACCGCTGGATGGAAGACAAAGTTAAGGAGTTTTATAAGCCATCAACTAGTGATGTCATATGGAACAGTCCTGATGGGGAGGCAGAACAAGGAAATACATCTTGGCCGGAATTTGTTCCTACCAGTGGGCCAGATAAGACTCGGAAAATTGATTACATACGCTATGGTGGTCACATCTTGATTGGAGTTAGAGGACCAAGGGCAGATGCAGCAACTCTAAGAAAGCAATTGATAGAGTTCTGTGATGAGAAGTATATGTTAAAACTGGATAATGAGTGCCTACCCATCGAGCATATAACTAAAGGCATTATGTTTCTTGACCATGTATTATGCCGTAGAGTTGTTTATCCTACTCTTCGGTATACAGCTACTGGTGGAAAAATTATCAGTGAAAAAGGGGTGGGAACGTTGTTGTCAGTTACAGCTAGTTTGAAACAGTGCATTAAACAATTTAGAAAGTTGAGTTTTCTCAAGGGAGATAGAGACCCGGATCCACAACCTTGTTTTAGAATGTTTCATGCTACACAGGCTCACACAAATGCTCAGATGAATAAGTTTTTGTCAACAATGGTGGAGTGGTACAGATATGCCGATAACAGGAAGAAAATAGTTAACTTTTGTTCATACATCCTTAGAGGCTCACTAGCAAAACTCTATGCTGCCAAATACAAACTGAGGTCAAGAGCCAAGGTTTACAAGATTGGTGCTCGGAATTTGAGTCGTCCcctaaaagaaaagaaagggcaaTCACCAGAGTTCCATAATTTATTGAGAATGGGTCTTGTAGAATCAATAGATGGGCTTCAGTATACCCGAATGTCTCTAGTACCTGAAACAGACTATTCCCCATTGCCATTAGGTTGGAGACCAGATCATGAGAAAGCATTGCTTGAATATATAAAGCTTGAGGACTCGAGAACTCTGGAAGAGCAACGAGACTGCCTAAAGGAATGTGGCCTGGTTTCACCTCAGGATTATATTTCAATGCTTGTGTGGAATTACAAAAGGAATGCCATTTCAGTTAATCATGCTCCTCATATACTAAGTAGTGAGAATGAATTAAGTAAAGAATCTGGCTTATTGAGCTCAAATGATGAAAGCTTTGAGGACGACAAGGAAGGATGTATTATGGAATAA